One part of the Sorangiineae bacterium MSr11954 genome encodes these proteins:
- a CDS encoding fumarylacetoacetate hydrolase family protein, producing the protein MTLSTREPIQLMRLGPPDHERPAVRHRGALYDLLPLTADIDGSFLEADGIERVRAALARKELPMLDDPGDGSALRVGAPIARPTKVVCIGLNYKKHAEETNAPIPTEPVLFMKAADTVVGAYDDVLVPRGSTKTDWEVELAVVIGKTARYLQSHAEALSCVAGYAISNDVSEREFQLERGGQWDKGKSCETFNPLGPWLVPADDVGDVQQLDLKLWVNGQLRQNLSTSDMIFPVAEVVRYVSQFLVLRPGDVINTGTPPGVALGQPDPKPYLRKGDVMELEIQHLGRQRQSLGQA; encoded by the coding sequence GTGACCTTATCCACCCGCGAGCCGATCCAATTGATGCGACTCGGTCCACCCGATCATGAACGCCCCGCCGTGCGCCACCGAGGAGCGCTCTACGATCTGCTCCCCCTCACCGCCGACATCGACGGTTCGTTCCTGGAGGCGGACGGGATCGAGCGGGTCCGCGCGGCCCTCGCGCGCAAAGAGCTCCCCATGCTCGACGATCCGGGCGACGGCAGCGCCCTCCGGGTCGGCGCGCCCATCGCGCGTCCGACCAAAGTGGTCTGCATCGGCCTCAATTACAAAAAGCACGCCGAGGAGACCAACGCGCCCATCCCCACCGAGCCGGTCTTGTTCATGAAGGCCGCCGATACCGTGGTGGGCGCCTACGACGATGTGCTGGTGCCGCGGGGCTCCACCAAGACGGATTGGGAGGTCGAGCTCGCCGTGGTGATTGGAAAGACCGCGCGCTACTTGCAGAGCCACGCCGAGGCCCTCTCCTGCGTCGCCGGCTATGCGATTTCGAACGACGTGTCCGAGCGCGAGTTCCAGCTCGAACGCGGCGGGCAGTGGGACAAGGGCAAGTCGTGTGAGACCTTCAACCCGCTCGGCCCCTGGCTGGTGCCGGCCGACGACGTGGGCGACGTGCAACAACTCGACCTGAAGCTGTGGGTCAACGGCCAGCTCCGACAGAATTTATCCACCTCGGACATGATTTTCCCCGTTGCGGAGGTGGTTCGTTATGTGAGCCAATTTTTGGTGCTCCGTCCGGGAGACGTCATCAACACCGGCACGCCGCCGGGGGTGGCCCTCGGGCAGCCGGACCCCAAACCGTATTTGCGCAAAGGTGATGTGATGGAACTCGAGATTCAACATCTCGGCCGGCAGCGCCAGAGCCTCGGGCAAGCATGA
- a CDS encoding Rpn family recombination-promoting nuclease/putative transposase yields MTTKSPHDALFKAAFGRSDIARSELETVLPPALRERLDLRSLELQPGSFVDEELESTHSDLLYETRTVCDVPALVYVLFEHQSSFDAQIPFRLLRYAVRVWNRWLVKHPGNGTKLPILVSVVLHHGAKGWRGRPDFASVLDANPDTIEATRPYVPHFDFVLDDLASLPLETLATRTLHVLGRLVQIAFWTSRSTERFEQAIPLMRDLAASTKRDASTRALLVQLYVYLNSVLRDVDASVVSTKLIEISGPEGKEDVMTAAEQLMNIGFAKGEEKGFAKGEEKGFAKGEADAWRRAIEKALAARNVPLGTASRARLLACTDVHVLEQWHERALTVATENDLFNI; encoded by the coding sequence ATGACGACCAAATCCCCGCACGACGCGCTCTTCAAAGCCGCGTTTGGCCGCTCCGACATCGCCCGGAGTGAATTGGAAACCGTGTTACCGCCCGCGTTGCGCGAGCGGCTCGATCTGAGGTCGCTCGAGTTGCAGCCAGGTTCGTTCGTCGACGAGGAGCTGGAGTCCACGCACTCCGATCTTCTGTACGAAACGCGCACCGTCTGCGACGTACCCGCGCTCGTTTACGTCTTGTTCGAGCACCAATCCTCATTCGATGCGCAAATCCCTTTTCGGCTTTTGCGCTATGCCGTTCGCGTATGGAACCGGTGGTTGGTGAAGCATCCGGGCAACGGGACCAAGCTGCCCATCCTCGTATCGGTGGTTTTGCACCACGGCGCCAAAGGCTGGCGCGGCCGCCCCGACTTCGCATCCGTGCTCGACGCCAATCCCGACACGATCGAAGCGACCCGCCCTTACGTGCCCCACTTCGACTTCGTCCTCGACGACCTCGCGTCGTTGCCGCTCGAAACCCTGGCCACGCGCACCTTGCACGTCTTGGGACGTCTCGTCCAAATCGCGTTCTGGACGTCCCGCTCCACGGAGCGCTTCGAACAGGCCATACCCTTGATGCGCGATCTGGCCGCATCGACCAAGCGAGACGCGAGCACCCGCGCTCTCTTGGTACAGCTCTACGTGTACTTGAACAGCGTCCTGCGCGATGTGGACGCGTCGGTCGTTTCCACTAAACTTATCGAGATCTCCGGGCCCGAAGGAAAAGAGGACGTCATGACCGCGGCCGAACAACTCATGAACATCGGATTTGCCAAAGGCGAGGAGAAGGGATTCGCCAAAGGCGAGGAGAAAGGATTCGCCAAAGGCGAGGCGGATGCCTGGCGGAGAGCCATCGAAAAGGCCCTCGCCGCGCGCAACGTGCCGCTCGGTACGGCCAGCCGCGCGCGCCTCCTCGCTTGCACCGATGTGCACGTCCTCGAACAGTGGCACGAGCGGGCGCTTACGGTCGCAACCGAAAACGACCTCTTCAATATCTAA
- a CDS encoding thiazole synthase, whose product MTDSLVIAGRSFRSRLIVGTGKYKSTEETERALDASGAEIITVALRRVDLHDKSSGSLMSLLTRRKDWTLLPNTAGCYTADEAVRTLRLARELGIASLVKLEVIGDPKTLYPDNEQTLEAARLLIKEGFTVLPYCIDDPIVCRKLEDLGCAAVMPLAAPIGSGLGIRNPHNLAIILEHAKVPVIVDAGVGTASDASIAMELGCHGVLMNTAIAHAKDPVLMATAMKEAVSSGRKAFLAGRMPRSRYANASSPTPGLIE is encoded by the coding sequence ATGACTGATTCGCTCGTCATTGCCGGTCGCAGCTTTCGCAGTCGTCTGATCGTCGGCACGGGGAAGTACAAGAGCACCGAAGAAACCGAGCGCGCGCTCGACGCTTCGGGCGCCGAAATCATCACCGTGGCCCTGCGCCGCGTCGATCTCCACGACAAATCCAGCGGCTCGTTGATGTCGCTCCTCACGCGCCGCAAGGACTGGACGCTCCTACCGAACACCGCCGGCTGTTACACGGCCGACGAAGCGGTGCGCACCCTTCGCCTCGCGCGCGAGCTCGGCATCGCCAGCCTCGTCAAGCTCGAGGTCATCGGCGATCCCAAGACCTTGTACCCGGACAACGAGCAGACCCTGGAGGCCGCGCGTCTGCTCATCAAGGAGGGCTTCACCGTCCTTCCGTACTGCATCGACGATCCCATCGTATGCCGGAAGCTCGAAGATCTCGGGTGCGCGGCGGTGATGCCGCTCGCGGCGCCCATCGGCAGCGGCCTCGGGATCCGCAACCCGCACAACCTGGCGATCATCCTCGAACACGCCAAGGTCCCGGTCATCGTGGACGCGGGCGTGGGAACGGCCAGCGACGCATCCATCGCCATGGAGCTCGGCTGCCACGGCGTGTTGATGAACACCGCCATCGCGCACGCGAAAGATCCGGTGCTCATGGCCACCGCCATGAAGGAGGCGGTGAGCTCGGGCCGCAAGGCATTCCTCGCGGGCCGCATGCCGCGATCCCGCTACGCGAACGCGTCGAGCCCCACGCCGGGGCTCATCGAGTAA
- a CDS encoding recombinase A, which translates to MGVARLQEIFADFGSKSAELASQPDAIHALGWPHLEALLPDRGFLRGTVVELASPNMLGGGMHVALAAVRAALSKDANAFVAWLDPYETLYAPGIARVGIDLERLLVVRPAPSDLGRIAVKVVGSGAFEMVVVEMAPVPGASAPEALVPRGARKRRPLPNEVMVRKLSLLAAKEGTTVVLLTDSNIPRSLPWPVALRLELGRRPNELSVRVAKDRRGRMGPLRTWIPLDDLGRNHEPAHPLPHRE; encoded by the coding sequence ATGGGTGTAGCACGCCTTCAGGAGATTTTCGCCGATTTTGGCTCGAAGAGCGCAGAACTGGCGAGCCAACCCGACGCGATCCACGCGTTGGGTTGGCCCCATCTCGAAGCCCTGCTCCCCGACCGCGGCTTTCTACGGGGCACCGTGGTCGAGCTTGCATCTCCGAACATGCTCGGCGGGGGCATGCATGTGGCCCTCGCCGCGGTGCGGGCGGCGCTCTCGAAGGATGCGAACGCCTTCGTGGCGTGGCTCGACCCGTATGAGACGTTGTATGCGCCGGGGATCGCGCGGGTAGGGATCGATCTGGAGCGGCTCTTGGTGGTGCGGCCCGCGCCCTCCGACCTCGGGCGCATTGCGGTCAAAGTCGTGGGCTCGGGGGCGTTCGAGATGGTCGTGGTGGAGATGGCCCCGGTGCCAGGGGCTTCGGCGCCGGAGGCGCTGGTACCCCGGGGAGCGCGCAAGCGAAGACCGCTGCCGAACGAGGTGATGGTCCGCAAGCTCTCGCTCCTGGCGGCGAAAGAAGGAACGACGGTCGTCTTGCTGACCGATTCGAACATCCCGCGCAGCTTGCCGTGGCCGGTGGCGCTTCGCCTCGAGCTCGGTCGCCGGCCGAACGAGCTCTCCGTGCGCGTGGCCAAGGATCGCCGCGGCCGCATGGGACCTCTGCGCACGTGGATTCCTCTCGACGATTTAGGACGCAACCATGAACCTGCCCACCCACTCCCGCACCGAGAATAA
- a CDS encoding lysophospholipid acyltransferase family protein, with protein sequence MDDEARSIGAGSPSRLLAGLGWLIAKLPPAVLRVLGACIGFLAGSLLRIRRAHVEQAMEAGGIRHPRSSARAMYRSLGTSLFEFLWLAGGDAARLDACVRMDERSRRALAEARALGRGIVLAATHTGNWDLAACAMAREGPLLVVTKRLSLRALDHFWQSTRRGYGVRLCEAKGAMNEGRRMLRAGGAVAMMIDQVPVRWQHAVTVSFFGRPAHTDKAPAALAASAGAPLVVAGACRGPEGLHHLCVLDVLFPGEHARRAWIEEATRRSTYALERFVREHPSEWLWLHRRWKRLPKHPPGAPREPIAEGPRM encoded by the coding sequence TTGGATGACGAAGCACGGTCCATCGGGGCGGGCAGCCCGAGCCGGCTGCTCGCCGGCTTGGGCTGGCTGATCGCCAAGCTCCCGCCCGCCGTTCTTCGGGTGCTGGGCGCCTGCATCGGCTTTCTCGCCGGGAGCCTCTTGCGCATCCGGCGAGCGCACGTGGAGCAGGCCATGGAGGCGGGGGGGATCCGCCATCCGCGCTCGTCCGCGCGGGCGATGTACCGGTCCTTGGGGACCAGCCTGTTCGAATTTCTCTGGCTCGCGGGGGGCGATGCCGCGCGCCTCGACGCCTGCGTGCGCATGGACGAACGCTCACGGCGCGCGCTGGCGGAGGCGAGGGCGCTCGGGCGCGGCATCGTGCTCGCGGCGACGCACACCGGCAATTGGGATCTCGCCGCGTGCGCCATGGCGCGCGAAGGGCCGCTCTTGGTGGTCACCAAGCGCCTCTCCCTGCGCGCGCTCGACCACTTTTGGCAATCGACGCGAAGGGGCTACGGCGTCCGGCTCTGCGAGGCCAAGGGGGCCATGAACGAAGGGCGGCGCATGCTTCGCGCGGGCGGCGCCGTCGCCATGATGATCGACCAAGTGCCCGTCCGATGGCAGCACGCGGTGACCGTCTCGTTCTTTGGCCGTCCCGCCCACACCGACAAAGCTCCCGCCGCGCTCGCTGCCAGCGCGGGCGCACCTTTGGTCGTGGCCGGCGCGTGCCGCGGGCCCGAAGGGCTGCACCACCTTTGCGTCCTCGACGTGCTCTTTCCCGGCGAGCACGCCCGCCGCGCGTGGATCGAGGAGGCGACCCGAAGGTCGACCTACGCGCTCGAGCGGTTCGTGCGCGAGCACCCGTCGGAGTGGCTCTGGTTGCACCGCCGCTGGAAGCGCCTGCCGAAACACCCTCCAGGCGCGCCGCGGGAGCCGATCGCGGAAGGCCCGCGAATGTAG
- a CDS encoding DNA polymerase Y family protein: MNLPTHSRTENKRFAAMAFPHLRVAIARERAPARGPLAVVMAQPGSTIEGESSLLGNTRIDEVSPEAQALGILPGFTMAAARARSSELAVRVVSARAVERTLACVAEAMLALGRSTAFCTADDMVFVDVTGCEHLHAGPGDPSGAHTLAVRLRACAASLGHPFVRVAIARGPRMAAAFARHARSSESDARAGMAQVDPDDEAFARLPITALGLDGSHLDWLGKLGLSTIADLQKLPPSELGPRLRDRAVMALLRGEDETPLTPYVPPSLPEESIELEYGIDSHESLLFVAKTLCDRLSARLAGRAQCIARTELVLALDRALLPEGEPPRTVLASNLSAPIRTSTELMAVLRARIEAHALSAPVLAVTLRATKLVAHELRARDLFTPEARAAIRLPPLVAELEAELGERQVGMLCLENRWNPSQRMRLVPFAKRPKERRDRERREEPERRGPRLETERRISRAIEPGRFLRQPLLYTSPNPEAPTFFLARNGLAEWWRGPSHAAYDELAVFDPELGMIWLVRDARTKQLSLWGYIAHV; encoded by the coding sequence ATGAACCTGCCCACCCACTCCCGCACCGAGAATAAGCGCTTCGCCGCCATGGCCTTCCCCCATCTGCGCGTCGCCATCGCGCGCGAGCGCGCGCCTGCGCGAGGTCCTTTGGCCGTGGTGATGGCGCAGCCTGGAAGCACCATCGAGGGCGAAAGCTCGCTCCTCGGCAACACGCGCATCGACGAGGTGTCGCCCGAGGCGCAGGCCCTCGGGATCCTGCCCGGCTTCACCATGGCCGCGGCGCGGGCGCGATCGTCGGAGCTCGCGGTGCGGGTGGTCTCGGCGCGCGCCGTCGAGAGGACCTTGGCGTGCGTGGCGGAGGCGATGCTGGCCCTCGGGAGGAGCACCGCGTTTTGCACCGCGGACGATATGGTGTTCGTCGACGTCACCGGCTGCGAGCATTTGCACGCCGGCCCGGGCGATCCCTCGGGCGCCCACACGTTGGCGGTGCGGCTTCGGGCGTGCGCCGCGTCGCTCGGGCATCCCTTCGTGCGGGTGGCCATCGCCCGCGGACCGCGCATGGCCGCGGCATTTGCACGGCACGCGCGTAGCTCGGAGAGCGATGCGCGTGCCGGCATGGCGCAGGTCGATCCCGATGATGAAGCCTTTGCGCGCCTTCCCATCACCGCGCTGGGGCTCGATGGCTCGCACCTCGATTGGCTCGGCAAATTGGGGCTCTCCACCATCGCGGATCTGCAAAAGCTGCCGCCCTCCGAGCTCGGCCCGCGCCTTCGGGATCGGGCCGTGATGGCGCTCTTGCGCGGCGAAGACGAGACCCCCCTCACGCCGTACGTGCCCCCTTCGCTGCCGGAGGAGTCGATCGAGCTCGAATATGGCATCGACTCGCACGAGTCGCTCCTCTTCGTGGCCAAGACCCTCTGCGATCGGCTGAGCGCCCGCCTCGCCGGACGCGCGCAGTGCATCGCCCGAACCGAGCTCGTTCTCGCCCTCGATCGCGCGCTCCTCCCCGAAGGAGAGCCCCCGCGCACCGTGCTCGCGTCGAACCTCTCGGCGCCCATTCGAACGTCGACCGAGCTGATGGCCGTGCTCCGCGCCCGCATCGAAGCCCACGCGCTCTCGGCCCCCGTTCTCGCCGTCACCTTGCGCGCCACCAAGCTCGTCGCCCACGAGCTCCGCGCGCGCGATCTGTTCACCCCCGAGGCCCGCGCCGCCATCCGCCTTCCACCGCTCGTCGCCGAGCTCGAGGCGGAGCTCGGAGAGCGCCAAGTCGGGATGCTCTGCCTCGAAAACCGCTGGAACCCCTCGCAGCGCATGCGCCTCGTCCCCTTTGCGAAGCGCCCGAAAGAACGAAGAGACCGGGAACGACGAGAAGAACCGGAACGACGAGGACCACGTCTCGAAACGGAGCGCCGAATCTCACGCGCCATCGAGCCGGGACGCTTTCTCCGCCAGCCGCTGCTCTATACGAGCCCGAACCCCGAGGCCCCCACGTTTTTCCTCGCGCGCAACGGCCTGGCCGAGTGGTGGCGAGGCCCCTCGCACGCCGCTTACGACGAGCTCGCCGTCTTCGATCCGGAGCTCGGCATGATCTGGCTCGTCCGCGACGCCCGAACGAAGCAGCTGTCCCTCTGGGGCTACATCGCCCATGTCTGA
- a CDS encoding phosphopantetheine-binding protein produces the protein MGTTTVLSKHVELDRPIRPDDDITNDLGLDSLAVMEAVADIEDYFQINIPEDMLSRITTVDDVARALLDLQNAQPAK, from the coding sequence ATGGGCACGACGACGGTCTTGAGCAAGCACGTAGAGCTCGATCGACCCATTCGCCCCGACGACGACATCACGAACGATCTGGGCCTCGACAGCCTCGCCGTGATGGAAGCCGTGGCGGACATCGAAGATTATTTCCAGATCAACATCCCCGAGGACATGCTTTCGCGAATCACCACGGTCGACGACGTCGCCCGCGCGCTCCTCGACCTTCAGAACGCGCAACCCGCGAAGTAG
- a CDS encoding ATP-binding cassette domain-containing protein has product MTNAYARGDGPRTGQKSDDERPSRPAIRADAAKGEAQREGIEGGGEELIVLRQVRKAFDETVVLKGIDLVVRRGETTVIIGGSGAGKTTLLRLIVALEQPTSGEILIAGENIVGLPERELNRIRTKFGMVYQYAALLDSYTVMENVAFPLIEHTKLSKKEIRERVLEKLRILGLDPKNVENKFPSELSGGMRKRVGLARALMLEPPILVYDEPTSGLDPLTSRLVDDLIEEMRERFNVTSLVISHDIASCFRIAHQAVLLIQGEVVAAGKPDSLARGESEIARKFIEQSGVDIARLSRVPRTERSGPSEPSKTKQE; this is encoded by the coding sequence ATGACGAACGCCTACGCTAGGGGAGATGGTCCCAGAACGGGTCAGAAAAGTGATGACGAGCGTCCGTCTCGGCCCGCCATCCGTGCCGATGCCGCCAAAGGAGAGGCCCAGCGCGAGGGGATCGAGGGCGGCGGGGAAGAGCTCATCGTGCTCCGCCAGGTTCGGAAGGCGTTCGACGAAACGGTCGTGCTCAAGGGGATCGACCTGGTGGTGCGGCGCGGCGAGACCACGGTCATCATCGGCGGCTCGGGCGCGGGCAAGACGACCTTGCTGCGGCTCATCGTCGCGCTGGAGCAGCCGACCAGCGGCGAGATCCTGATCGCGGGGGAGAACATCGTGGGCTTGCCGGAGCGCGAGCTCAATCGGATCCGCACCAAGTTTGGAATGGTCTACCAGTATGCCGCCCTCCTCGACTCGTACACGGTCATGGAGAACGTGGCCTTTCCTTTGATCGAGCACACCAAGCTCTCGAAGAAGGAAATCCGTGAGCGCGTACTGGAGAAGCTCCGGATTTTGGGATTGGACCCCAAGAACGTCGAAAATAAATTCCCAAGTGAGCTCTCGGGCGGTATGCGGAAAAGGGTTGGGCTGGCGCGCGCGCTCATGCTCGAGCCTCCCATTTTGGTTTACGACGAACCGACCAGCGGGCTCGACCCGCTCACGAGCCGTCTGGTGGACGATCTCATCGAGGAGATGCGCGAACGCTTCAATGTGACGAGCCTCGTCATCTCGCACGACATCGCCAGCTGCTTCCGCATCGCGCACCAAGCCGTGCTCCTCATTCAAGGCGAGGTGGTCGCCGCAGGAAAGCCCGACTCCCTCGCCCGCGGCGAGAGCGAGATCGCGCGAAAGTTCATCGAGCAATCGGGGGTGGACATTGCTCGCCTCTCGCGCGTCCCTCGTACCGAGCGATCGGGACCATCCGAACCTTCCAAGACGAAACAGGAATAA